The Paeniglutamicibacter sulfureus genome includes a region encoding these proteins:
- a CDS encoding lipase family protein, whose translation MHRTPGWVRPVLGAALAVLGSVLALHSAASIEVFVVLVSAGLVALGVARIAGALGRDGDGEGTWPWLEGGSGALLVVAGIAALLWRGTTLPVLAACVAVLLLVTGATSLAALFRKTPVHRAAALLGGMAAVLAGLLVMFWPRLTLWAFGVVFGGWLVFAGLHMLVGFLARRRGPGGRAGGRWREFGRVAGSAVALLMAVAMVALTAFIHAGDPRLVPDAFYTPPTDVPSEPGRLLRAEVLGSGVPANAEAWRILYTTTNPDGSPAVASGSVVVPRDRGEAPLPVVSMAHGTKGIVPRCAPSLSPQPFEDGPAAALRELVSQGWAGVMTDYVGLGTAGPHPYLVGEAEGRNVLDAHRAARRLEGIALRGDAVIWGHSQGGHGALFSAAIARDYAPEIGVLGVAALAPASNLEDLALGVKDDAAGKVVSSYIAASWEELFPALGVGSLLTPGYAGAVERIGELCFGGRDALSAIVGGTQLFDAVLPASALHGPLGAKLRENSVAMDIGYPLFVGQGLADQLVKPGMQRNWVAARCAAGQEMEYREYQGLDHMPLVQDDSPLIRDLVAWANDRLQGREPVDTCP comes from the coding sequence ATGCACAGGACCCCGGGGTGGGTGCGTCCCGTCTTGGGCGCTGCCCTGGCGGTTCTCGGGTCTGTCCTTGCGCTGCATTCGGCCGCATCCATCGAGGTGTTCGTGGTCCTGGTCTCCGCCGGGCTGGTGGCGCTGGGCGTTGCCCGGATCGCCGGGGCCCTGGGCCGGGACGGGGACGGAGAGGGAACCTGGCCCTGGCTCGAGGGGGGCAGCGGTGCGCTCCTGGTCGTTGCGGGCATCGCTGCGTTGCTTTGGCGCGGCACCACGCTGCCCGTGCTCGCGGCCTGCGTGGCCGTGCTCCTGCTGGTCACCGGCGCCACGTCCCTCGCCGCGCTGTTCCGCAAAACCCCGGTCCACCGCGCCGCCGCGCTGCTCGGCGGCATGGCCGCGGTGCTGGCTGGCCTGCTGGTGATGTTCTGGCCCCGGCTGACGCTGTGGGCCTTTGGCGTGGTCTTCGGCGGCTGGCTGGTCTTCGCCGGCCTGCACATGCTGGTGGGATTCCTGGCCCGGCGGCGGGGACCCGGGGGTCGCGCCGGGGGCCGGTGGCGGGAGTTCGGCAGGGTGGCGGGTTCCGCGGTGGCGTTGCTGATGGCCGTGGCGATGGTGGCCCTGACCGCGTTCATCCATGCCGGGGACCCGAGGCTGGTGCCCGATGCGTTCTACACCCCGCCCACCGACGTCCCCTCCGAACCCGGCAGGCTGCTGCGCGCCGAGGTGCTGGGTTCCGGGGTCCCTGCCAACGCCGAGGCGTGGCGCATCCTGTATACGACGACGAACCCGGACGGGTCGCCGGCCGTCGCCTCCGGCTCGGTGGTGGTGCCGCGGGACCGCGGCGAGGCGCCGCTGCCGGTGGTTTCGATGGCGCACGGGACCAAGGGCATAGTCCCGCGCTGCGCCCCTTCCCTCTCGCCGCAGCCATTCGAGGACGGTCCCGCCGCGGCACTGCGCGAGCTGGTGTCCCAGGGCTGGGCCGGGGTGATGACCGACTACGTGGGGCTGGGCACCGCCGGCCCGCACCCGTACCTGGTGGGCGAGGCCGAGGGGCGCAACGTGCTCGATGCGCACCGGGCCGCCCGCCGGCTCGAGGGGATCGCGCTGCGCGGGGACGCCGTGATCTGGGGACATTCCCAGGGCGGGCACGGTGCCCTGTTCAGCGCAGCCATCGCGCGGGACTATGCCCCGGAGATCGGGGTGCTGGGTGTCGCGGCACTGGCCCCGGCCAGCAACCTGGAGGATTTGGCGCTGGGGGTGAAGGACGACGCGGCGGGCAAGGTCGTGTCCTCCTACATTGCTGCCTCCTGGGAGGAGCTTTTCCCCGCGCTCGGCGTCGGTTCCTTGCTGACACCCGGCTACGCCGGAGCGGTCGAACGCATCGGCGAACTCTGCTTTGGCGGCCGCGACGCGCTCTCGGCAATCGTTGGCGGCACGCAGCTCTTCGACGCGGTGCTTCCCGCCTCGGCGCTGCACGGACCGCTGGGCGCGAAGCTGAGGGAAAACTCGGTGGCGATGGACATCGGCTACCCGCTCTTCGTGGGCCAGGGGCTGGCCGACCAGCTGGTGAAACCGGGGATGCAGCGCAACTGGGTTGCCGCGCGCTGCGCGGCGGGGCAGGAGATGGAGTATCGCGAGTATCAGGGACTTGACCACATGCCGCTGGTGCAGGACGACTCCCCGTTGATCCGTGACCTGGTCGCGTGGGCCAATGACAGGCTTCAGGGCCGGGAACCGGTGGACACCTGCCCGTAG
- a CDS encoding DNA alkylation repair protein: MSETTVDGLLAELAALEDPKMRAVNEKRGDDHGVNLSKLRAVAKRLKTQQELAVELWATGQTPARLLALLICRPRAFGRDTLDTMLREAGAPKVHDWLVNYVVKKSPHAEELRAAWMADADPVVASAGWALTSERIAKKPEGLDLPGLLDVIEAQMKDAPERLQWAMNQALATIGIEHPALRARALRIGERLEVLKDYPTPPNCTSPFAPAWINEMVRRKEG; this comes from the coding sequence ATGTCGGAAACGACCGTGGACGGGCTGCTGGCAGAGCTGGCGGCGCTCGAGGACCCGAAAATGCGCGCCGTGAACGAGAAGCGCGGGGACGACCACGGGGTGAACCTCTCCAAGCTGCGGGCCGTGGCCAAGCGGCTGAAGACCCAGCAGGAGCTGGCAGTGGAACTCTGGGCAACCGGGCAGACCCCGGCGCGGCTGCTGGCGCTGCTCATCTGCCGGCCCAGGGCCTTCGGCCGCGACACGCTGGACACCATGCTGCGCGAGGCCGGCGCCCCGAAGGTCCACGACTGGCTCGTGAACTACGTGGTGAAGAAGAGCCCCCACGCCGAGGAGCTGCGCGCCGCCTGGATGGCCGACGCCGATCCCGTGGTGGCAAGCGCCGGGTGGGCGCTGACCAGCGAACGGATCGCGAAGAAGCCCGAGGGCCTTGACCTGCCGGGGCTGCTGGATGTCATCGAGGCGCAGATGAAGGACGCCCCGGAGCGTCTGCAGTGGGCCATGAACCAGGCCCTGGCCACGATCGGCATCGAACATCCAGCGCTTCGCGCCCGGGCGCTTCGGATCGGCGAACGCCTCGAGGTGCTCAAGGACTACCCGACGCCGCCGAACTGCACCTCGCCCTTCGCGCCGGCCTGGATCAACGAGATGGTTCGGCGCAAGGAAGGCTGA
- a CDS encoding HD domain-containing phosphohydrolase yields the protein MADQGARGFDRIPAVTGSAGSAARAGAGAPRRSELLAALSLAIDLGLGQPMEHMMRATLLGLRIAEQLGVDKPARERIYHANLLAWIGCHADSFELAALFDDDIAFRSDYYLIDAQGLPMLSLMLRHTGSQHAGGRRVLERARFALGAKTAVRDLIASHCTSAGQLAARVGLDGDLPSILAHTFERWDGLGLPAGKSGTQIPLEMRIAQLADAAEVFLRSGGIDAAVAMVAARRGTQFDPEIADLFCARAPELSRGLMLGDPWPAVLASAPADEPLDAAGLDSVLEAMGDFADLKSPWTTGHSRAVATLAAAAAGRLGLDPVETVVLRRSGWVHDLGRMGVSNAVWDKPGPLSAVELEHLAMYPFLTERILARVPGMRRVAEVAGAHRERLDGSGYPQGRTGSELDPTQRLLAAAEAHQTYLEPRPHREALGPRAAGERLRSEAAAGRLDASAVDAVLAAAGTPLAHRRRSAGPAGLTGREIEVLRLLCRGMDNRRIAAALVIAPKTARNHVEHIYLKIGASNRVSATLFALEHGLWDRGHGTAPR from the coding sequence GTGGCGGATCAGGGCGCGCGCGGCTTCGACCGGATCCCCGCGGTCACGGGGTCCGCGGGTTCGGCCGCGCGGGCCGGGGCGGGCGCCCCGCGCCGCAGCGAACTGCTCGCCGCACTCTCACTGGCCATCGACCTGGGGCTCGGCCAGCCCATGGAACACATGATGCGCGCGACGCTGCTGGGCCTGCGGATCGCTGAACAGCTGGGCGTCGACAAGCCGGCGCGCGAGCGCATCTACCACGCGAACCTCTTGGCCTGGATCGGCTGCCACGCGGATTCCTTCGAACTTGCGGCGCTCTTCGACGACGACATCGCCTTCCGCTCCGACTACTACCTCATCGATGCACAGGGCTTGCCCATGCTCTCGCTGATGCTGCGCCACACCGGTTCGCAACATGCCGGCGGGCGGCGGGTCCTGGAACGAGCGCGGTTCGCTCTCGGGGCGAAGACAGCGGTCAGGGACCTCATTGCCTCGCATTGCACCTCGGCCGGCCAGCTGGCGGCGCGGGTGGGGCTGGACGGGGACCTGCCCTCGATCCTTGCCCACACCTTTGAGCGCTGGGACGGCCTGGGACTTCCCGCGGGGAAATCCGGGACACAGATCCCGCTGGAGATGCGCATCGCACAGCTCGCCGACGCGGCCGAGGTCTTCCTGCGCTCCGGCGGCATCGACGCGGCGGTGGCCATGGTCGCAGCACGCCGCGGCACCCAGTTCGACCCGGAGATCGCCGACCTTTTTTGCGCACGCGCCCCGGAATTGTCCCGGGGCCTGATGCTGGGCGATCCCTGGCCCGCGGTGCTGGCCTCCGCCCCGGCCGATGAACCGCTGGATGCCGCCGGGCTCGATTCCGTGCTGGAGGCCATGGGTGATTTTGCCGACCTGAAATCCCCGTGGACGACGGGACACTCGCGGGCGGTGGCCACGCTCGCCGCCGCGGCCGCAGGACGCCTTGGCCTGGACCCGGTCGAGACAGTAGTGCTGCGCCGATCGGGCTGGGTCCACGACCTGGGCCGGATGGGGGTGTCCAACGCGGTCTGGGACAAGCCGGGGCCGCTCTCGGCGGTGGAACTGGAGCACCTGGCCATGTACCCGTTCCTCACCGAACGGATCCTGGCGCGGGTGCCCGGCATGCGCCGGGTGGCCGAGGTGGCCGGCGCCCACCGGGAGCGGCTCGACGGCTCGGGCTATCCGCAGGGGAGGACCGGGTCCGAGCTGGATCCGACCCAGCGACTGCTCGCCGCTGCCGAGGCCCACCAGACCTACCTCGAGCCGCGGCCGCACCGGGAGGCGCTGGGCCCGCGGGCGGCCGGTGAGCGGCTTCGCTCCGAGGCCGCGGCAGGCAGGCTCGATGCGTCGGCCGTTGATGCCGTGCTCGCCGCGGCCGGCACGCCCTTGGCACACCGGCGGCGCTCCGCCGGTCCGGCGGGCCTGACCGGTCGGGAAATCGAGGTGTTGCGCCTGCTCTGCCGCGGCATGGACAACCGGCGGATTGCCGCGGCGCTGGTCATCGCCCCGAAGACCGCACGCAACCACGTGGAACATATCTACCTGAAAATCGGGGCATCAAATCGCGTCTCGGCCACGCTCTTCGCCCTTGAGCACGGGCTGTGGGACCGCGGGCACGGCACGGCCCCGCGGTGA
- a CDS encoding SDR family oxidoreductase yields the protein MQRFEGKSVIITGAGSGLGRAAAIQIAKEKGKLALVDLNAAGLQETEREIRDIAPDAEIISVTANVANESEVQNYVAETLKNFGTIDGFFNNAGIEGKQNPTEDFGSDEFGKVLSINLAGVFYGLKHVLKVMREQGSGAVVNTASVGGIRGVGNQSGYAAAKHGVVGLTRNSAIEYGQYGVQINAIAPGAIMTPMVEGSLKQIDPENWEAVGQAFVEPNPMKRFGKPEEVGQLVAFLLSGDAGFINAAVIPIDGGQSYKY from the coding sequence ATGCAGAGGTTTGAAGGCAAGTCAGTCATCATCACCGGCGCAGGCTCCGGCCTGGGACGTGCCGCGGCCATCCAGATTGCCAAGGAGAAGGGCAAGCTGGCGCTGGTCGACCTGAACGCCGCCGGGCTGCAGGAAACCGAGCGGGAGATCCGGGACATCGCACCGGACGCAGAGATCATCTCGGTGACCGCAAACGTCGCCAACGAGTCCGAGGTGCAGAACTACGTCGCCGAAACCCTCAAGAACTTCGGGACCATCGACGGCTTCTTCAACAACGCCGGCATCGAAGGCAAGCAAAACCCCACCGAGGACTTCGGTTCGGACGAATTCGGCAAGGTCCTGTCCATCAACCTCGCCGGCGTCTTCTACGGGCTCAAGCACGTCCTGAAGGTCATGAGGGAGCAAGGTTCCGGCGCCGTCGTGAACACTGCGTCGGTCGGCGGCATCCGCGGCGTGGGCAACCAGTCCGGTTATGCTGCCGCCAAGCACGGAGTGGTCGGCCTGACCCGCAACTCCGCCATCGAATACGGCCAGTACGGCGTGCAGATCAACGCCATCGCCCCGGGCGCCATCATGACCCCCATGGTCGAGGGATCACTCAAGCAGATCGACCCGGAGAACTGGGAAGCCGTGGGCCAGGCCTTTGTCGAGCCGAACCCCATGAAGCGCTTCGGCAAGCCGGAAGAGGTCGGCCAGCTGGTCGCCTTCCTGCTTTCGGGCGACGCCGGGTTCATCAATGCGGCGGTCATCCCGATCGACGGCGGCCAGTCCTACAAGTACTGA
- a CDS encoding FAD-binding monooxygenase: MQFHHHGYVSGDPRIKPAAGVGINRPEELPENIDVLIVGSGPAGMLTAAQLSQFPDITTRIVERRGGRLEIGQADGIQARSVETFQAFGFAEAITAEAYRITEMAFWRPDTENPKNIIRGGRALDDTVGISEFPHLIVNQARVLDYFAEVAKNSPTRLVPDFGWDFQGLEVAESGDYPVKVTLVRSAGKDEGTTRIVNAKYVVGADGARSKVRASIGCTMAGDQANHAWGVMDVLASTDFPDIRLKCAIQSHDGGSILLIPREGGHLFRMYVDLGVVPEGDNGAVRKTSIEHIIEQANAIIHPYTLEVRNVAWSSVYEVGHRLTDRFDDVLPEDRGTRNPRVFITGDACHTHSAKAGQGMNVSMQDGFNIGWKLAHVLEGRSPESLLATYSAERQVVAKNLIDFDKEWSTLMAKKPEEFENPSDLEDFYVRTAEFPAGFMTEYAPSMLTGEAVHQELATGFPVGKRFKSAMASRVCDTNPMQLGHHATADGRWRIYVFADPSAPGADSPVGELAQWLSTAPESPLAATPAGLDIDAWFDVKVIYQQKHEDIDINAVPAVFKPEVGPFKLTEYEKVYGTVPGNDIFDVRGLSRDGVIVVVRPDQYVANVLPLGATDELGEFFARIHSGARV; the protein is encoded by the coding sequence GTGCAGTTCCACCACCACGGTTACGTATCCGGTGACCCGCGTATCAAGCCAGCAGCCGGCGTCGGCATCAACCGTCCGGAGGAGCTGCCCGAGAACATCGACGTGCTCATCGTGGGCTCCGGCCCCGCCGGCATGCTCACCGCCGCCCAGCTCTCCCAGTTCCCCGACATCACCACCCGCATCGTGGAACGACGCGGCGGCCGCCTGGAAATCGGCCAGGCCGACGGCATCCAGGCCCGCAGCGTCGAGACCTTCCAGGCCTTCGGCTTCGCCGAAGCCATCACAGCCGAGGCCTACCGGATCACCGAGATGGCGTTCTGGCGCCCGGACACCGAGAACCCCAAGAACATCATCCGCGGCGGCCGCGCCCTGGACGACACCGTGGGCATCAGCGAGTTCCCCCACCTGATCGTGAACCAGGCACGAGTGCTCGACTACTTCGCCGAGGTCGCCAAGAACTCCCCCACCCGCCTGGTCCCCGACTTCGGCTGGGACTTCCAGGGTCTCGAGGTGGCGGAAAGCGGCGATTACCCCGTCAAGGTCACCCTGGTGCGCAGCGCGGGCAAGGATGAGGGCACCACGCGCATCGTGAACGCCAAGTACGTCGTTGGCGCCGACGGCGCACGCTCCAAGGTCCGAGCCTCCATCGGCTGCACCATGGCCGGGGACCAGGCCAACCACGCCTGGGGCGTCATGGACGTGCTGGCATCCACCGACTTCCCGGATATCCGCCTCAAGTGCGCCATCCAGTCCCACGACGGCGGCTCCATCCTGCTGATCCCGCGCGAAGGCGGGCACCTCTTCCGCATGTACGTCGACCTGGGCGTGGTGCCCGAGGGCGACAACGGCGCGGTACGCAAGACCAGCATCGAGCACATCATCGAGCAGGCCAACGCGATCATCCACCCCTACACGCTCGAGGTTCGCAACGTCGCCTGGAGCAGCGTCTACGAGGTCGGCCATCGCCTCACCGATCGCTTCGACGACGTATTGCCGGAGGACCGCGGCACCCGCAACCCGCGCGTATTCATCACCGGGGACGCCTGCCACACGCACAGCGCCAAGGCCGGACAGGGCATGAACGTCTCCATGCAGGACGGCTTCAACATCGGCTGGAAGCTGGCCCATGTGCTTGAGGGCCGCAGCCCCGAGTCGCTGCTGGCCACCTACTCGGCCGAGCGCCAGGTGGTGGCGAAGAACCTCATCGACTTCGACAAGGAATGGTCGACACTGATGGCCAAGAAGCCCGAGGAATTCGAGAATCCCTCGGACCTCGAGGACTTCTACGTGCGCACCGCCGAATTTCCCGCGGGCTTCATGACCGAGTACGCGCCCTCCATGCTCACCGGCGAGGCCGTGCACCAGGAGCTGGCCACCGGGTTCCCGGTGGGCAAGCGCTTCAAGTCGGCCATGGCATCGCGCGTCTGCGACACCAACCCGATGCAGCTGGGCCACCACGCCACCGCCGATGGCCGCTGGCGCATCTACGTCTTCGCCGATCCCTCGGCCCCCGGGGCCGATTCCCCGGTGGGCGAGCTGGCGCAGTGGCTATCCACCGCGCCCGAGTCGCCGCTGGCGGCCACCCCGGCGGGCCTGGACATCGACGCTTGGTTCGACGTGAAGGTCATCTACCAGCAGAAGCACGAGGACATCGACATCAACGCCGTCCCCGCTGTTTTCAAGCCGGAGGTCGGCCCGTTCAAGCTCACCGAGTACGAAAAGGTCTACGGCACAGTTCCCGGCAACGACATCTTTGATGTACGCGGACTCTCCCGCGACGGCGTCATTGTGGTGGTCCGCCCGGACCAGTACGTGGCCAATGTGCTGCCGCTGGGCGCGACCGACGAGCTCGGCGAGTTCTTCGCCCGGATCCACTCGGGCGCGCGCGTCTAG
- a CDS encoding ATP-binding protein, with protein sequence MSSLDIETKRKLREMNAIEMLQAFEAQDEILSMALSFDERVRLIVDEAHSTFTTSKVGGLISRAKLRYPNADLRQVDLVEERGLNRSMLTALGSCAFIEQNQNVVFQGFTGSGKSYLGCALAKQACRNRIRTHYVRMPDLEEEWVQAQDKPLGAAKFLKKYGAFTLLVVDEWLLDRPSGDFLRMLLELMERRYGSTSTVFCTQYQQKDWHQRLGSGVHADAIMDRIIHNTIWIETGSYNMREKTGAVQA encoded by the coding sequence ATGAGCTCACTGGATATCGAGACCAAGCGGAAGCTGCGCGAGATGAACGCCATCGAGATGCTCCAGGCCTTCGAGGCACAGGACGAAATCCTGAGCATGGCGTTGAGCTTCGATGAGCGGGTGCGGCTCATCGTCGACGAGGCGCATTCGACGTTCACCACTTCCAAGGTCGGCGGCCTGATCAGCCGCGCCAAGCTGCGCTACCCCAACGCCGATTTGCGGCAGGTGGACCTGGTCGAGGAACGCGGGCTGAACCGCAGTATGCTCACCGCCTTGGGCAGTTGCGCCTTCATCGAGCAGAACCAGAACGTGGTCTTCCAGGGATTCACCGGTTCCGGAAAGTCGTACCTGGGCTGCGCCCTGGCCAAGCAGGCCTGCCGCAACCGGATCCGCACCCACTACGTGCGCATGCCGGACCTCGAGGAGGAATGGGTCCAGGCCCAGGACAAGCCGCTGGGCGCCGCGAAGTTCCTGAAAAAGTACGGGGCCTTCACGCTGCTGGTCGTAGACGAGTGGTTGTTGGACCGCCCCAGCGGCGACTTCCTCCGCATGCTCCTGGAACTCATGGAACGGCGCTACGGGTCGACGTCGACGGTGTTCTGCACCCAGTACCAGCAGAAGGACTGGCACCAGCGCCTCGGCTCCGGCGTCCACGCCGACGCGATCATGGACCGGATCATCCACAACACCATTTGGATCGAGACCGGTAGCTACAACATGAGAGAGAAGACCGGCGCCGTCCAGGCATAG
- the istA gene encoding IS21 family transposase: protein MVRRIKAKLILKLRADGLSGRAISTSVGASRKSITTVLEAAEQQCVGWDEVREKSEGEVYALLFPGRGDHQSVFAQPDWGAIHRELAKVGVTLKLLHGEYLDSQAGSGQAVMGYDRFCKTYQRFVLESHATSRVQHKAGMSIEVDWSGPTMELVDPVTGTRSRVYLFVACLPFSRYAFVEATLDMKQDSWLRAHVAMFEAFGGSVPRIVPDNLKTGVIKHPAEGEIVLNDSYRHLAAHYGAAVLPGRVRAPKDKASVENTVSHVATWVIAGLRKTTFGSLGQLRAAIRERVEAYNQEPFQKRAGSRKSVFLAEEQPLMNPLPAAAYEISTWVYGRKVARNSYVSWRKNFYSVPMSSIGATVDLRLTESVLEVYRNHERLTSHRLLPAEALNQYRTNDADIPPERQWQHWDTARVKEWASRTGPCTLNVVERIFEAVQVQEQGLNAALAVLRLSRRYGPARLEAVCRIALQSQVRSPRYAHLRPLLETGQDQNLATQPELFHNDGGYVRGGDYYAGGTR from the coding sequence ATGGTACGTAGGATCAAGGCGAAGCTTATTCTCAAGCTCCGCGCAGACGGGCTTTCGGGCCGGGCGATCTCGACCTCGGTCGGGGCCTCGAGGAAAAGCATCACGACCGTTCTCGAGGCGGCCGAGCAACAATGCGTCGGCTGGGACGAGGTGCGGGAAAAGTCCGAGGGCGAGGTGTACGCCCTGCTGTTCCCGGGCCGCGGCGACCACCAGAGCGTGTTCGCCCAGCCGGACTGGGGCGCCATCCACCGTGAACTGGCCAAGGTCGGGGTGACGCTGAAGCTCCTGCATGGCGAATACCTCGATTCCCAGGCCGGCTCCGGGCAGGCGGTCATGGGCTACGACCGCTTTTGCAAGACATATCAGCGGTTCGTCCTGGAGTCCCACGCAACATCCCGGGTGCAGCACAAGGCCGGGATGAGCATCGAGGTGGACTGGTCGGGCCCCACCATGGAATTGGTCGATCCGGTCACCGGGACGCGGAGCAGGGTCTACCTGTTCGTCGCGTGCCTGCCGTTCAGCCGGTACGCCTTCGTGGAGGCGACCTTGGACATGAAGCAGGACAGCTGGCTGCGTGCGCACGTGGCGATGTTCGAGGCCTTCGGCGGTTCTGTGCCACGCATTGTGCCGGACAACCTGAAGACCGGGGTGATCAAGCACCCCGCCGAGGGCGAGATCGTGCTCAACGATTCCTACCGCCACCTGGCCGCCCACTACGGGGCGGCGGTGCTGCCGGGCCGTGTCCGGGCCCCGAAGGACAAGGCCAGCGTGGAAAACACCGTGAGCCACGTGGCCACGTGGGTGATCGCCGGGCTGCGGAAGACCACGTTCGGGTCGCTGGGGCAGTTGCGGGCCGCCATCCGTGAGCGCGTCGAGGCCTACAACCAGGAGCCCTTCCAGAAACGTGCAGGGTCCCGCAAATCGGTGTTCCTGGCCGAGGAGCAGCCCCTGATGAACCCGTTGCCGGCGGCCGCCTACGAGATCAGCACCTGGGTCTACGGGCGGAAGGTCGCCCGGAACAGCTACGTCTCGTGGCGGAAGAACTTCTACTCGGTGCCGATGTCCAGCATCGGCGCCACCGTGGACCTGCGGCTGACCGAGTCCGTACTGGAGGTCTATCGGAACCACGAGCGGCTCACCAGCCACCGGCTGCTGCCGGCCGAGGCCCTGAACCAGTACCGCACCAACGACGCCGACATCCCGCCCGAGCGCCAGTGGCAGCACTGGGACACCGCCCGGGTCAAGGAGTGGGCCTCGCGCACCGGGCCGTGCACGCTGAACGTGGTGGAACGGATCTTTGAAGCCGTACAGGTCCAAGAGCAGGGCCTCAACGCCGCGCTGGCGGTGCTGCGCCTGAGCCGGCGCTATGGCCCGGCACGGCTGGAGGCGGTCTGCCGGATCGCGCTGCAGAGTCAGGTCCGCTCCCCACGCTACGCCCACCTGCGCCCGCTGCTGGAAACAGGCCAGGACCAGAACCTGGCCACACAGCCCGAGCTCTTCCACAACGACGGCGGCTATGTCCGCGGCGGCGACTACTACGCGGGAGGCACCCGATGA